The following are encoded in a window of Haloarcula halophila genomic DNA:
- a CDS encoding ABC transporter ATP-binding protein, whose protein sequence is MPGEEPILRAENVTKYYDASSGFIDSLLGGDQYVKAVDGVDLELMEGETLGVVGESGCGKTTLGRTLLRLTEPTDGSVYYRGDDLTEMGSSELRGLRTDLQYIFQDPFASLNPRLTVGDIIGEPLDIHDIASGEERTQRIYDLLETVGLNPSHTHRYPHEFSGGQRQRIGIARALAVDPEVIICDEPVSALDVSVQAQILNLLEELQADLGLSYVFIAHDLSVVEHISDRIGVMYLGEFAEVGTTREVFEPPHHPYTEALLSAVPEPDPLWESEEIFLPGTVPSPMDPPSGCRFHTRCPEIIQPEGYDMSQAVWRSVMDLKLRLRQAEGLESVTAVTEAADDPATVDRATLGDLVREEFDLPERVSDSQAEDELSTAIDELHAGDIAGATEQLADAFESPCERRHPEMIETGESHAIACLRYEAEFDDGHASATDGATASD, encoded by the coding sequence ATGCCTGGTGAGGAGCCGATCCTCCGTGCGGAGAACGTCACGAAGTACTACGACGCCTCCAGCGGGTTCATCGACAGCCTACTGGGCGGCGACCAGTACGTCAAGGCCGTCGACGGCGTCGACCTCGAACTCATGGAGGGCGAGACCTTGGGAGTCGTCGGCGAGAGCGGCTGTGGGAAGACGACGCTCGGTCGCACGCTCCTGCGGCTCACCGAACCGACCGACGGCTCGGTGTACTACCGCGGCGACGACCTCACGGAGATGGGATCGAGCGAACTCCGTGGCCTGCGGACGGACCTCCAGTACATTTTCCAGGACCCCTTCGCCAGCCTCAACCCGCGGCTCACCGTCGGCGACATCATCGGCGAACCGCTGGACATCCACGACATCGCGTCGGGCGAGGAACGGACCCAACGTATCTACGACCTACTGGAGACCGTCGGGCTCAACCCCAGCCACACCCACCGGTATCCACACGAGTTCTCCGGCGGGCAGCGCCAGCGCATCGGCATCGCGCGGGCGCTGGCGGTCGATCCGGAGGTCATCATCTGCGACGAGCCGGTGTCGGCACTGGACGTCTCGGTGCAGGCACAGATCCTCAACCTCTTAGAGGAACTCCAGGCGGACTTGGGGCTGTCGTACGTCTTCATCGCCCACGATCTGAGCGTCGTCGAGCACATCTCGGACCGCATCGGCGTGATGTATCTGGGCGAGTTCGCCGAGGTCGGCACCACCCGGGAAGTGTTCGAGCCGCCACACCACCCCTACACCGAGGCGCTGCTGTCTGCAGTGCCCGAACCGGACCCGTTGTGGGAGAGCGAGGAGATCTTCCTCCCCGGGACGGTCCCCTCGCCGATGGACCCGCCGTCGGGCTGTCGGTTCCACACGCGCTGTCCGGAGATCATCCAGCCGGAGGGGTACGACATGTCACAGGCGGTCTGGCGGTCGGTTATGGATCTGAAGCTCCGTCTGCGCCAGGCCGAGGGGCTGGAGTCGGTCACCGCCGTCACGGAGGCGGCCGACGACCCGGCCACCGTCGACCGGGCGACGCTCGGTGACCTGGTCCGCGAGGAGTTCGACCTCCCAGAACGGGTGTCGGACTCCCAGGCCGAAGACGAACTCTCGACGGCCATCGACGAGTTGCACGCCGGCGACATCGCCGGCGCGACCGAGCAGTTAGCCGACGCCTTCGAGTCGCCCTGCGAGCGACGGCACCCGGAGATGATCGAGACCGGCGAGAGCCACGCGATCGCCTGCCTGCGCTACGAGGCGGAGTTCGACGACGGCCACGCCAGCGCGACCGACGGGGCGACCGCCAGCGACTGA
- a CDS encoding ABC transporter ATP-binding protein encodes MSLLEVDDLTVNFYTEDGVVTAADGLSYRIDRGETFGVVGESGAGKSVTALSLMRLIEDPGRIESGEIRFKGEDIRSMSEEEVRSVRGNEIAMIFQDAQTALNPVYSVGEQIAEAIRHHMDYDDEAARKRTVRLLDRVGIPDAESRYDDYPHEFSGGMQQRAVIAMALSCDPDLLIADEPTTALDVTTEAKILDQIEDLAEEFDTAVQLITHDLGVVAKICERVMVMYAGRPVEKAPVEELYYDPKHPYTVGLMSSIPRIGDERERLQTIPGTMPDLVEVPPGCSFHPRCPYAEESCTRKQPGLVDPETGEPAADDAERASACLAYTGDLDGELDYEVVVDRERDGGDGSEDSTDSGTREEEQDAW; translated from the coding sequence ATGAGCCTGCTGGAAGTCGACGACCTCACGGTGAACTTCTACACCGAGGACGGGGTCGTCACGGCCGCCGACGGCCTCTCCTACCGCATCGACCGAGGCGAGACCTTCGGCGTCGTCGGCGAGAGCGGGGCCGGCAAGAGCGTCACCGCCCTGTCCCTGATGCGCCTCATCGAGGACCCCGGCCGGATCGAGAGCGGCGAGATCCGGTTCAAGGGCGAGGACATCCGCTCGATGAGCGAGGAAGAGGTCCGGTCGGTTCGGGGCAACGAGATCGCGATGATCTTCCAGGACGCTCAGACCGCGCTCAACCCCGTCTACTCCGTCGGCGAGCAGATCGCCGAGGCGATCCGCCATCACATGGACTACGACGACGAAGCCGCCCGCAAGCGGACGGTCCGCCTGCTGGATCGGGTCGGCATCCCGGACGCCGAAAGTCGGTACGACGACTACCCCCACGAGTTCTCCGGCGGGATGCAACAGCGGGCGGTCATCGCGATGGCGCTGTCCTGTGACCCGGACCTGCTGATCGCCGACGAACCGACGACGGCCCTGGACGTGACCACCGAGGCGAAGATCCTCGACCAGATCGAGGACCTGGCCGAGGAGTTCGACACCGCGGTCCAGTTGATCACCCACGACCTGGGCGTCGTCGCGAAGATCTGTGAGCGCGTGATGGTGATGTACGCCGGCCGCCCCGTCGAGAAAGCGCCGGTCGAGGAGTTGTACTACGATCCGAAACACCCCTACACGGTCGGGCTGATGAGTTCGATCCCGCGGATCGGCGACGAGCGCGAACGGCTCCAGACCATCCCCGGGACGATGCCGGATCTCGTGGAGGTCCCGCCAGGGTGTAGCTTCCACCCGCGGTGTCCCTACGCCGAGGAGTCCTGTACCCGCAAACAGCCTGGGCTGGTGGACCCCGAGACCGGGGAGCCGGCCGCTGACGACGCCGAACGCGCTAGCGCGTGTCTGGCCTACACCGGGGACCTCGACGGGGAACTCGACTACGAGGTCGTCGTCGACAGGGAGAGAGACGGAGGCGACGGGAGCGAAGACAGCACCGATAGCGGGACCAGAGAGGAGGAACAGGATGCCTGGTGA
- a CDS encoding ABC transporter permease, protein MSTDRGRIRVTGFDTDRVTEREPLSDWSEATGAETMSRWRRALQRFRQNRVAMLGVYVVAAMSLLAIFARPITISGITVQPIAIAPYDPSNILYLDPTADVGRYDPPTLAHPMGTDASGRDLFSRVLVGGRRSISIGFVVVGITATFGLVYGAVAAYYGGWIDEVLMRFVDVMIAFPGLVLALVIVALLGGGYWPLVIAFSVPGWTGYARIIRGEILSVKENEYVLAAQALGARDRSVIFRHIVPNAMAPLIVQASLSIGTVVIGVAALGFLGLGFEPGTPEWGTMLDQTRETLIQGPQGTIPWWATVFPGGAIFLFVMAMNMIGDGVNDALDAQEVGNVDQGGGG, encoded by the coding sequence ATGTCTACTGACCGAGGACGGATCCGGGTAACCGGGTTCGACACGGATCGAGTGACCGAGCGAGAACCACTGTCGGACTGGAGCGAAGCCACGGGTGCGGAGACCATGAGTCGGTGGCGGCGAGCACTCCAGCGGTTCCGCCAGAACCGGGTCGCGATGCTCGGGGTCTACGTCGTCGCGGCGATGTCGCTGCTGGCGATCTTCGCCCGCCCGATCACGATCAGCGGGATCACCGTCCAGCCCATCGCGATCGCGCCCTACGACCCGAGCAACATCCTGTATCTGGACCCCACTGCCGACGTGGGTCGGTACGACCCCCCGACCCTCGCACACCCGATGGGGACCGACGCATCCGGGCGTGACCTGTTCTCACGAGTCCTCGTCGGCGGCCGCCGCAGCATCTCGATCGGCTTCGTCGTGGTGGGGATCACCGCCACGTTCGGCCTCGTCTACGGGGCCGTCGCGGCCTACTACGGCGGCTGGATCGACGAGGTACTGATGCGTTTCGTCGACGTGATGATCGCGTTCCCCGGGCTGGTGCTGGCGCTCGTGATCGTCGCGCTGCTGGGCGGCGGCTACTGGCCGCTGGTCATCGCCTTCTCCGTGCCCGGCTGGACCGGCTACGCACGGATCATCCGCGGGGAGATCCTCTCTGTGAAGGAAAACGAGTACGTGCTGGCCGCACAGGCGCTGGGCGCCCGCGACCGGTCGGTCATCTTCCGGCACATCGTCCCGAACGCGATGGCGCCGCTGATCGTCCAGGCCTCGCTGTCCATCGGGACGGTCGTGATCGGCGTCGCCGCGCTCGGGTTCCTGGGCCTGGGCTTCGAGCCCGGGACGCCCGAGTGGGGGACGATGCTCGACCAGACCCGCGAGACGCTGATCCAGGGGCCACAGGGGACGATCCCCTGGTGGGCGACGGTGTTTCCCGGCGGCGCGATCTTCCTGTTCGTGATGGCGATGAACATGATCGGTGACGGCGTCAACGACGCCTTGGACGCCCAAGAGGTCGGCAACGTCGACCAGGGAGGTGGCGGATGA
- a CDS encoding ABC transporter permease has protein sequence MSLRRFILKRLLLVFPILFGVSVITFALVQLTPGDPVDVVVALNPDISPAEEARLRARYGLNDPIWSQYVQWLTDILRGDFGTVIATDRAVSTVIVERLPETIALGLFGWVFAVVIAIPTGIYAAVRKDELGDHVSRFVALSGISIPNFWLGLMLILIGALVIDAWPVLPPRKPLYHPATLWYLLLPGITIGTASASTLMRIMRSSMAEEMNKEYVTAARAKGLPERTVVLKHVLRNSLISVTTVAAFLTASIVAGSVVVEAVFGWPGLGQALVGAVRNREIDLILAITLFIGVAIILANLAADIMYAVLDPRIRYD, from the coding sequence ATGAGCCTGCGACGATTCATCCTCAAGCGACTGTTGCTGGTGTTCCCGATACTGTTCGGTGTCTCGGTGATCACGTTCGCGCTCGTCCAGTTGACACCGGGTGATCCGGTCGACGTCGTGGTGGCGTTGAACCCGGATATCTCGCCGGCCGAGGAGGCGCGACTGCGCGCACGGTACGGGTTGAACGACCCCATCTGGTCGCAGTACGTCCAGTGGCTGACCGACATCCTTCGAGGGGACTTCGGGACGGTTATCGCGACCGATCGGGCCGTCAGTACGGTCATCGTCGAACGACTTCCCGAGACGATTGCACTGGGACTGTTCGGCTGGGTGTTCGCGGTCGTCATCGCGATCCCGACCGGGATCTACGCAGCCGTCCGGAAAGACGAGTTGGGCGACCACGTCAGCCGCTTCGTCGCGCTGTCGGGCATCTCGATCCCGAACTTCTGGCTGGGGCTGATGTTGATCCTGATCGGGGCACTCGTCATCGATGCGTGGCCGGTGTTGCCCCCGCGGAAACCCCTGTATCACCCTGCGACACTGTGGTATCTACTGTTGCCGGGCATCACTATCGGGACCGCGTCGGCGTCGACGCTGATGCGTATCATGCGCTCGTCGATGGCCGAGGAGATGAACAAAGAGTACGTGACGGCCGCCCGCGCCAAGGGCCTGCCCGAACGGACGGTCGTGCTCAAACACGTCCTCCGGAACTCGCTGATCTCGGTGACGACGGTCGCGGCGTTCCTGACCGCGAGCATCGTCGCCGGATCGGTCGTCGTCGAGGCCGTCTTCGGCTGGCCGGGGCTGGGACAGGCGCTTGTCGGGGCCGTCAGGAACCGCGAGATCGACCTCATCCTGGCGATCACGCTCTTCATCGGGGTGGCGATCATCCTGGCGAACCTGGCGGCTGACATCATGTACGCGGTACTGGACCCACGGATCAGGTACGATTGA
- a CDS encoding ABC transporter substrate-binding protein, which yields MDNVPEDILPDALSRRRLMQSAAGIAAATVAGCQGDGGSGGSDGGSGSVDPVQDRVEVTPSEIQEGGTFRTAVGANPDTFEFAESSSAQATIMHNLIFEGLTTTSASGEIYSWLAESYERVDVQEASPADYTDYMTTAPYAEGEEGAVFIDTDEQIVLQDPDNPDSPSAGDEARILTVAEAPDAVADGTYGMHFRFQLHEGVPFHNGEEMTADNVVASYNRLQNSSFSGQVYDSLLHIAADGDYTVDLYVQTPDAAAIRELSDLPIYPSEITDNLELGQMDPRQGNMPLGTGPFQLAEFANEDFARFTKFEDHWFETGMKDWFDGPSEFPNGPVVDEVDISIISSDAQRSAALQNDEIDMAFGLTAGTLTNFQESEEYRTAPTNGAGYTFLQFPVRQEPWTNAKLRRAVNKLIPRQTISDEIFQGWEQPAWVPLPPLAAGAGSTDYDAMVEDLRSYNTYDTEEATQLAQEAVDELGIETPIEITLETNSDNDDRVRTVELIAESMNQTEFFDVTVNTKEFLTFISQLLSENYWQEGKLAFIGLSGGFNPHGYAKSVHHPDNFAQCCNFQNIDIQELNEQLREARYGVDVVEDPSLRAERYETVWETVLEQNANSYGTHSTLVGVVNDSVNGFNTYPSTQDIVGYAMYNAPDQQVTYLDQ from the coding sequence ATGGATAACGTACCTGAAGACATCCTCCCCGACGCACTGTCACGACGACGATTGATGCAAAGCGCAGCCGGGATAGCCGCCGCGACCGTGGCCGGCTGTCAAGGTGACGGCGGCAGCGGTGGCAGTGACGGCGGTAGCGGTTCGGTCGACCCCGTCCAGGACCGGGTCGAAGTCACGCCCAGCGAGATCCAGGAAGGTGGGACCTTCCGGACGGCGGTTGGCGCCAATCCCGACACCTTCGAGTTCGCCGAGAGTTCCTCCGCGCAGGCGACGATCATGCACAACCTCATCTTCGAGGGATTGACCACGACCAGCGCGAGCGGCGAGATCTACTCGTGGCTCGCCGAATCCTACGAACGCGTCGACGTCCAGGAGGCGAGCCCGGCCGATTACACGGACTATATGACGACGGCTCCGTACGCGGAAGGCGAGGAGGGAGCCGTGTTCATCGACACGGACGAACAGATCGTCCTCCAGGATCCCGACAACCCGGACAGTCCCTCCGCCGGTGACGAGGCCCGCATCCTCACCGTAGCCGAAGCCCCCGATGCGGTCGCCGACGGCACCTACGGGATGCACTTCCGGTTCCAGCTCCACGAGGGCGTGCCCTTCCACAACGGCGAGGAGATGACCGCCGACAACGTGGTCGCCTCCTACAACCGCCTCCAGAACTCCAGTTTCTCGGGGCAGGTGTACGACTCCTTGCTGCACATCGCCGCTGACGGCGACTACACCGTCGACCTCTACGTACAAACCCCCGACGCCGCTGCGATCCGGGAACTCAGCGATCTCCCGATCTATCCCTCGGAGATCACGGACAACCTCGAACTGGGCCAGATGGACCCCCGCCAGGGGAACATGCCCCTCGGAACCGGCCCGTTCCAGTTGGCCGAGTTCGCCAACGAGGACTTCGCCCGCTTCACGAAGTTCGAGGACCACTGGTTCGAGACCGGCATGAAAGACTGGTTCGACGGCCCCTCCGAGTTCCCGAACGGCCCCGTCGTCGACGAGGTCGACATCTCGATCATCTCCTCGGACGCCCAGCGGTCGGCCGCACTCCAGAACGACGAGATCGACATGGCCTTCGGGCTGACCGCCGGCACGCTGACCAACTTCCAAGAGTCCGAGGAGTACCGGACCGCCCCGACCAACGGCGCCGGCTACACGTTCCTGCAGTTCCCGGTCCGGCAAGAGCCCTGGACCAACGCGAAGCTCCGCCGTGCCGTCAACAAACTGATCCCGCGCCAGACCATCTCCGACGAGATCTTCCAGGGGTGGGAGCAGCCGGCCTGGGTCCCGCTGCCGCCGCTTGCCGCGGGTGCCGGCTCGACCGACTACGACGCGATGGTCGAAGACCTCCGGAGTTACAACACCTACGACACCGAGGAGGCCACCCAACTCGCCCAGGAAGCGGTCGACGAGTTGGGCATCGAGACGCCCATCGAGATCACGCTGGAGACGAACTCTGACAACGACGACCGCGTCCGGACCGTCGAACTCATCGCCGAGTCGATGAACCAGACGGAGTTTTTCGACGTGACGGTAAACACCAAGGAGTTCCTCACGTTCATCAGCCAACTGCTCAGCGAGAACTACTGGCAGGAGGGGAAACTCGCCTTCATCGGGCTCTCCGGCGGGTTCAACCCCCACGGCTACGCGAAGTCGGTTCACCACCCGGACAACTTCGCCCAGTGTTGTAACTTCCAGAACATCGACATCCAGGAGCTCAACGAGCAGCTCCGGGAGGCACGCTACGGGGTCGACGTGGTCGAGGACCCGTCGCTCCGGGCCGAACGCTACGAGACGGTCTGGGAGACGGTCCTGGAGCAGAACGCGAACTCCTACGGAACCCACAGCACACTTGTCGGCGTCGTCAACGACTCCGTCAACGGGTTCAACACCTATCCGAGTACCCAGGACATCGTCGGCTACGCGATGTACAACGCCCCCGACCAACAGGTCACCTACCTCGATCAGTGA
- a CDS encoding PGF-CTERM-anchored ABC transporter substrate-binding protein, producing the protein MERYRRLCVGLLLVVSAVGIVPTTAAGTTSTHCEFPVTMTDATGTEITIEERPERVTTTNPSAAQTMWEIGGRDQVVGLTQYASYLDGADQRTNVSASFGVDVEKVVGTNPDLVIAPNASAGDVQALRDAGLTVYHLQAATDIDDIRQKTTTIGRLTGNCRGAEEANTWMDANVGAIQGLTADIEDRPRILYPLGSGFVAANNTFIDALFDIAGADNVAARDHTGYPQLSNEVLLQLDPEVIVVTRDPSIITQEPYASTTAGRNNATVALLTRNLNQPAPRSVVNTAHNLTEQLYPERYSSDTYVPRSAVQSTPTATESQPITATPTPQVTTATDTDVSTTSGSGPGFTAVTALVAVLASALLARRR; encoded by the coding sequence ATGGAACGCTACAGGAGGCTGTGTGTCGGGTTGCTTCTCGTGGTATCTGCCGTCGGAATCGTTCCGACCACGGCCGCCGGAACGACGAGTACCCACTGTGAGTTCCCGGTTACGATGACCGACGCGACCGGGACCGAGATAACTATCGAGGAGCGCCCCGAACGTGTGACGACCACGAACCCTTCGGCCGCACAGACGATGTGGGAGATCGGCGGCCGCGACCAGGTCGTCGGGCTCACCCAGTACGCCTCGTATCTCGACGGGGCCGACCAGCGGACGAACGTCTCGGCGAGTTTCGGCGTCGACGTGGAGAAAGTCGTCGGCACCAACCCCGATCTGGTCATCGCACCCAACGCGAGCGCCGGGGACGTCCAGGCGCTCCGTGATGCGGGACTGACAGTCTACCATCTCCAGGCCGCGACCGACATCGACGACATCCGTCAGAAGACGACCACCATCGGCCGACTGACCGGCAACTGCCGGGGGGCTGAGGAGGCCAACACCTGGATGGACGCGAACGTCGGGGCCATCCAGGGACTCACCGCCGACATCGAGGACCGACCCCGGATCCTCTATCCGCTCGGAAGCGGGTTCGTCGCCGCCAACAATACGTTCATCGACGCGCTGTTCGACATCGCCGGTGCCGACAACGTCGCTGCCCGCGACCACACCGGCTATCCCCAGTTGAGCAACGAGGTACTGCTACAGTTAGACCCCGAGGTGATCGTCGTCACCCGCGACCCCTCGATTATCACGCAGGAACCCTACGCCTCGACGACTGCCGGCCGGAACAACGCGACTGTCGCTCTTCTGACCCGGAACCTCAACCAGCCAGCGCCCCGAAGCGTCGTCAACACTGCCCACAACCTGACCGAACAGCTCTATCCCGAGCGGTACAGCAGCGACACGTACGTCCCTCGCTCGGCCGTTCAGTCGACACCGACGGCGACCGAGAGCCAGCCGATCACGGCCACACCGACCCCACAGGTGACGACAGCGACCGACACTGACGTATCGACCACGAGCGGGAGCGGTCCGGGGTTCACTGCCGTCACCGCGCTCGTCGCGGTGCTCGCGAGCGCGCTGCTCGCGCGGCGTCGATAG
- the btuC gene encoding vitamin B12 ABC transporter permease BtuC encodes MHTTGRALTWSGALVGVLLAVVTVSAGIGPVWIPPADVGKVLLNAVVVPTGVTLSAGGPELTTTALFQYPVGELQRQIVLQVRLPRIVLGAIVGFSLAAAGTVMQGVFRNPMADPSIIGVSSGAAVGAVAFIVLPFALPWGLGLRAAAFVGALLAAFGVYLIATRNGETPVATLLLAGVAIQTFLGAVVSFLLLQSGESMRRAVFWLMGHLANTAWADVTLSAGLVAVPFVALLAYTRDLNVLLLGSEDAQSLGVEVERSKRVLLAGSAVVTAAGVAVSGVIGFVGLIVPHAMRLVVGPDHRVLLPTAALAGASFLVATDTLARSGSAEIPVGIVTAALGAPFFLYLLRKREVHEL; translated from the coding sequence ATGCATACCACCGGACGTGCACTCACCTGGTCCGGTGCGCTCGTGGGGGTACTTCTCGCTGTCGTCACGGTGAGTGCGGGTATCGGTCCCGTGTGGATTCCCCCGGCCGACGTGGGGAAGGTGTTGCTGAACGCCGTCGTCGTTCCCACCGGTGTCACGCTCTCAGCTGGTGGTCCCGAACTCACGACGACCGCGCTGTTTCAGTACCCGGTCGGCGAACTCCAGCGGCAGATCGTGTTGCAGGTCCGGCTCCCGCGGATCGTCCTCGGTGCGATCGTCGGCTTCTCGCTTGCGGCCGCCGGGACGGTGATGCAGGGCGTGTTCCGGAACCCGATGGCCGATCCCTCCATCATCGGCGTCTCCTCGGGGGCGGCCGTCGGCGCAGTCGCGTTCATCGTCCTGCCGTTCGCGCTCCCCTGGGGGCTGGGGTTGCGGGCCGCGGCCTTCGTCGGTGCCTTGCTCGCGGCCTTCGGGGTCTATCTCATCGCGACGCGAAACGGGGAGACCCCCGTCGCGACGCTTCTGCTGGCCGGTGTCGCGATCCAGACGTTTCTGGGTGCGGTCGTCTCCTTCCTGCTCCTCCAGAGCGGCGAGAGTATGCGGCGGGCCGTCTTCTGGCTGATGGGCCACCTCGCAAACACCGCCTGGGCGGATGTCACACTCAGTGCGGGTCTGGTCGCGGTTCCCTTCGTCGCCCTCCTCGCGTACACGCGAGACCTGAACGTCCTCCTCCTGGGCAGCGAGGACGCCCAGTCTCTCGGTGTCGAGGTCGAGCGCAGCAAGCGGGTCCTGCTTGCCGGATCGGCGGTCGTCACGGCGGCCGGCGTGGCCGTCTCGGGCGTCATCGGGTTCGTCGGGCTGATCGTCCCCCACGCGATGCGGCTCGTCGTCGGGCCGGACCACCGCGTCCTGTTGCCGACTGCGGCGCTCGCCGGGGCCTCGTTCCTCGTCGCGACGGATACGCTCGCCCGCTCGGGCAGCGCCGAGATCCCCGTCGGGATCGTCACCGCCGCGCTCGGTGCCCCCTTCTTCCTGTATCTGTTGCGCAAACGGGAGGTCCACGAGCTGTGA
- a CDS encoding heme ABC transporter ATP-binding protein, translating into MTDPIVDATDLSVSIADQEILSAVDLAVEEGSLVGLVGPNGAGKTTLLRTVGGTLAPDEGTVTVAGRDIHDCTASETGRLIARLPQSTALSFDFTVEQVVEMGRTPHLGRFERAGPDDRAAVDRAIERAAVAEFADRRVTSLSGGERQRVLLARALAQSTPVLLLDEPTASLDINHAVRTLELVDGLVTEGKTAVAAIHDLNLAARYCDELVLVAGGRVRAAGTPEEVLAADTLGEAFDATALVTDHPVVDAPLVTPLPARPDVDGRVHVVGTGGVAAKTVTRLADAGVTVTLGVAPADDVATVRAGALDCETVTVPTFAGIDEGARDRAVALARRADAVVTAGDVAAGNRPVVDAAGTVVSADAGTDAVLDRLGDVLGRPDRHQQSPVRND; encoded by the coding sequence GTGACCGACCCGATCGTCGACGCCACGGACCTCTCGGTGTCGATCGCCGACCAGGAGATCCTCTCGGCCGTCGATCTCGCAGTCGAGGAGGGATCGCTCGTCGGACTGGTCGGCCCCAACGGGGCCGGCAAGACGACGCTGTTGCGAACCGTCGGCGGCACGCTCGCCCCCGACGAGGGGACCGTGACTGTCGCCGGCCGGGACATCCACGACTGTACCGCCAGCGAGACCGGGCGGCTGATCGCTCGGCTCCCCCAGTCGACGGCGCTGTCGTTCGATTTCACCGTCGAGCAGGTCGTCGAGATGGGACGGACGCCCCATCTCGGACGGTTCGAGCGGGCCGGGCCGGACGACCGCGCGGCCGTCGACCGGGCGATCGAGCGAGCAGCGGTCGCCGAGTTCGCCGACCGGCGGGTGACGTCGCTCTCCGGGGGCGAACGCCAGCGGGTCCTGCTGGCGCGGGCGCTCGCCCAGTCGACGCCCGTGTTGTTGCTCGACGAACCGACCGCGAGCCTGGACATCAACCACGCCGTCCGGACGCTGGAACTGGTCGACGGCCTCGTCACCGAGGGGAAGACGGCCGTCGCCGCGATCCACGATCTGAACCTCGCGGCGCGGTACTGCGACGAACTCGTCCTGGTCGCTGGCGGGCGGGTCCGTGCCGCCGGCACTCCCGAAGAGGTGCTAGCCGCCGACACTCTCGGTGAGGCTTTCGACGCCACCGCTCTGGTCACGGACCACCCGGTCGTCGACGCGCCGCTGGTGACGCCGTTGCCGGCTCGACCGGACGTGGACGGCCGGGTCCACGTCGTCGGAACGGGAGGAGTCGCGGCGAAGACGGTGACTCGCCTGGCCGATGCGGGAGTGACGGTCACCCTCGGCGTCGCACCCGCCGACGATGTCGCAACCGTCCGGGCCGGGGCGCTGGACTGCGAGACGGTGACCGTCCCGACTTTCGCCGGTATCGACGAGGGGGCGCGGGACCGGGCCGTCGCGCTCGCGCGCCGGGCGGACGCGGTGGTGACGGCGGGCGACGTAGCCGCCGGGAACCGGCCGGTCGTCGACGCTGCCGGGACGGTCGTAAGTGCCGATGCGGGCACCGACGCGGTGCTCGACCGTCTCGGTGACGTGCTCGGGCGGCCCGACCGGCACCAGCAGTCACCGGTGCGGAACGACTGA